The nucleotide sequence ggttaggacttatggattaaggtcaattatgcttgcttgatttactccttgatggttggggttaactaagcgagattgactcatgatcattaccatagttgtggttatggcgatgataggattccttggactctcattcccaagtcaaggctctttattacatttatagcattttcactactTTTGATCTCAtcttctctttacttgcattaagtacaattttgatcattccttagttctttgaTTTCTTAGTTCCCTTAATCTTTTGTTTTTTGATTTGCAAAACCCCTTTTTGCCTTAACAACCAAGGAAGTAACATTTCGATTGCATCCTAGGGAAGAACAAgccgaggtttcattactctcggtttatatttgaattgaattaaactttgatgtcTGGGATTGAATTTCCGGtttgggctatacttgcaacgaaccgCTTATTCTACTTTTGAGAAATTCCAAACCAGTGCAAATCCCAATCATCATCTTTCAAGAGAAAGATCTCCAACTCCTTGTTATTCTTCATCTTCACACCATGATAGAGTTTCAACCAGTGGCCATTGACCTTGAAAAAGGTAGGGCTTGAGGGATGACTCAAGTGGACAACTCCATACGGTTCAACCTTCTTCACCACATATGGTCCATCCCACCTTGACCTCAGTTTGCTCGGCATTAATCTCAACCTTGAGTTATAGAGAAGGACTTGATCCCCagctctaaactctcttctcttgatgttctgatcatgtaccaccttcaccttttctttgtagagccttgaAATTTCATAAGCCTCTAGCCAAATGAACTCCAATTCTTCCAGTTGCAGTTTTCTTTCAACTCCGGCTCCTTCCAATCCTAAGATACATTCCTTCACAGCCCtataagccttgtgttccacctctaccggaaggtgacaagcctttctgtGGACTAGTCGAAACGGACTCATGCCAATCGGTGTCTTGTAAGTCGTTTGATAAGCCCATAGCGCATCTCCAAGCCTAGAGCTCCAATCCCTTCTATGAGGTTTAACTATCTTCTCAAGTATGCGCTTAATCTCTCTATTAGACACTTTGGCCTGGCCATTTGTTTAGGGATGATAAGCCGTTGCCACCTTGTGAATAATGCCATGGTTATTCATCAAACCTGttattattttgttacaaaaatgagagccttgatcactcacgatcgctcgtggtgatccaaagtggcaAATGATGTTATTTCGCACAAAAGAAACAACCATGTTAGcttcatcagtacgggtagaaattgcttccacccacttagaaacataatcaactACTAACAGAATATATATGAAACCATTCGAGTTTGGaaagggacccatgaagtcaatacatcaaacataaaaaatttcacaaaacaacatgAGTTgttctcatccctcttggatatgtttccaaacctttggcatcTGTGGCAAGAGTTACAGAAAAGATTTGTATCTTTAAAGAGTGTGGGCCACCAAATCTgtagtctaagatttttcttgcagttctttgagggccaaagtggccaccactttCAGAAGAGTGGCACACCTCCAAGATAGACTAAATTTCAGATTGTGGAACACACCTCCTAATTATTTGGTCGGcaccacatctccacaaatatggatcatcccatatgtaatatttggactcgctcttgagcttgtccttttgatgtatagaaaaatttggaggaaaggtgtgactgaccaaataattagcaatgggtgcataccaaggaaccacctcggatattgcttgcaagctatcaagaggaaatgcatcattgataggagtggagtcacttttgatatgctctaggcgactcaagtggtctgcaaCTAAATTTTGGGAACCATTCCTATCCttgatctctaaatcaaactcttgTAATAGCAATATCCAACAGATTAACCTTGGCTTTGATTCTTTCTTAGCTAGCAAGTACTTCAAAGCCGCATGGTCTGAACATACTACCACTTTGGTTCCAAGTAAATAGGCCCAGAATTTATCCAAGGCAAAAATAATTGCTAAAAGTtccttttcagtggtagtatagttAAATTGGGCACCATCTaatgtcttagaagcataagctatGATGtagggatccttaccttcgcgttgtgcaagcgccgctcctactgcatagttAGATGCGTCGCACATAATCTCGAACGGCCTACTCCAATCAAgccctctcacaataggagcttgggtcaaggaaatcttcagcttatcaaatgcttccgTACACTCTTCACTCAAGTCAAACTCTACATCTTTTTGCAATAAATGGGAAAGGGGTAGtgcaaccttactgaagtccttgatgaaccaccggtagaaacctgcataaCGAAGAAAAGAACAGACTTTCCTAagagaagaggggtaaggtaaaccagaaataacaTCAACCTTTGTAGGATCCACAGATATACCAGTAATAGAAACAACGTGACCTAGAATAataccttgctttaccataaagtgacatttttcaaagttAAGCACAAGGTTTAAACTAGAACATCTTTCTAATACTCAAGCAAGACTATCCAAACAAAGGTCAAAAGAATTACCATAAATActaaatcatccataaatacttccatacagtgCTCAAGAAGATccgaaaagatactcatcatgcacctttgaaacgtaGTCGATGCATTACGTAAACCAAAAGGCATTATTTTGTATGCAAACGTTCCAAAAGGGCATGTGAAATTGGTTTTTCCTTGATCTTCCGGAgcaatatggatttgaaaataaccggtataaccatctaaaaagcaataatgtgatttaccggacaggcgatcaagcatttgatcgatgaatggTAGTGGATAGTGATCCTTGCAAGTGGCCAAATTCAAGTGCCTGTAGTcgatgcaaactctccatgaattttgCACCCTTGTGGCCATGAGTTCCTGATAAACcccctttttagggtttatcttgtgttgaatttagagcattttgataaccttttctcacatttattcaatgaattagcatgattttgtgattgtctctttgtttgtgcttagatgtgaaaacatgctttttagacctttaatttgatgatttttatcttcctttgatttcactagatgccttgatgtgtttgctagtgatttcagattgaaaagggctaggaaaggatcaaaggagtgaaaggaaagcatacaaagtggagaattcatgaaaagccaaagatttggaaaacaCCCATGGACGCACGCGTGCACTATGCGCCTACCCGTGGATCACGAAATACTCTAGGGGCGCGTACGCGCTaaaggccgcacgtgatttttaaagaagaactcgtgcctggcgattttggtggtttctggccccatttggagctgagtttttggcgggaaaaggATAAATAGACCAAGGAATAAAGGGGAAGGGGGGACCAAGACACACAAGACATTTTAggcttagttttagttagttttagagagagatgctctcacttctctctaggattaggattaggattaggtttagggtaataatcttagatctagatttcaattcatgctttcatctacttttgcttctcaatttcttgttgttacattcatcattcttctattcttttgttgcaatTTCCTTTATGTTATTTCTATGCTTTCttatagatctactcttgttccttctattttcttccaattcaatttgaggtaattcataataattgtatttcttttgattgttgttattaattctttgcaattagttgttgttagattttattcttgttgcCAAATTACTATATTTTCCTtttttgccttccaagtgtttgatgaaatgcttggttggattttagagtagaattttatgctcttagcTTGGGAAGacaacttaggaactcttgagttactaatgtccaagtaattgatgattgggagccattgactctagttctcactaattcaattagtggagagttaggacttatggacttggattgatataactcatttgactttcctttactactatgttagaggatgacttaatgggattgatccttgccaattctcatgttgtggttagtgataaggatagagatccttgactgccaaaccttgccaagaccgctttatcatttacatttccatcgtcatttacttttcttgttccttaatcaaaaccccaaaatctACTTGTCCatggccaataacaagaacactaccctgcaatttctttgagagaggacccgaggttccaatactttggtttataaatttaggggtttgtacttgtgacaaacaatcttttgtatgaaaggatcattgtttggtttagaaactatacttgcaacgagaatatattgtgaattctaaaccgtcgaaAATCCAATCATCAGTTCCCCACTCTCATTCTTGACTATGGTGACGTCGGACTTCTTTGGAACCACTTGTACCGGGCTAAGCCActcactatccgagattggatagataaTGTCGGCCTCAAGTAGTTGGGTCACTTCTTTCTTCACAACTTTTAAAATTgtggggttcaaccgcctttgaggttgacggataaGCTTTACTCCCTCTTCTAGAAAAATACGATGCTGACAAACTTGGAGACTTATACCAACTatgtccgccaaactccacctaATAGCTTTTTTGTTCCTTCACAGTACATGAAGCAATCTTTCCTCTTGTTGGAAAGTAAGCTCCTTTGCAATGATCTCCGGGAGATTTTGATTTTCTTCAAGATACGTATACTTAAGATGGGGTGGAAGTGGCTTCAACTCCATATTTGGCTCATGGCTTGGCACTTGATCATCCGGTGTCACCGGAAGTGGTAAGGTGTCTTCAGTATATTCAGGAgatttccccacacttgcacATTGAACCATGTTCTTCTCATCAACTATATCATGGTGGACTTCGGCCACAATATCATCAATCATATCACACCGGAAGATAGAATGGTCCTCTGGTGGATGCCTTATAGCCTCATCAAGattgaaactcactgctcttcTATCAATTTCAAAGGAATAGGTACtcgaaaaagcatccaatttaaaATGGGAGATTTTCAAGAATGGCCTCCCAAGTAAGATAGATGATGGTCTTccggagtcattagggggcatctcaagAATGTAGAAATCAATTGAAAAAGTCAACCCCTTGATGCTCACTAAGACGTCTTCCGCAATGCTAACCACCGAGATTATACTCTTATCCCCCAGAACAAAACAGGCTGCCGACCTTTTCAACGGTGGAAGCTTCAATGCATCATAAACAAATAATGGCATAATGCTAACACAAGCACCTAGGTCACACAAGCAATCAACAAATTGTATACCACTTATAGTGCAAGTAACTAGACAAGAACTGGGATCACCATATTTCTCCGGTATAGCACCCATCAAAGCAGAAATTGAGCTATGATGGGtggaaaaatgccggttaagaatttCTAATGAAAACAGCGTTGTCAATATAGCCTTAACCGATGAAATTTCCACTATCAATTTAGTTTGTGtcacaattaaaattaaataattggaaatagaattcccaggtcgtttcccaaagagttgacacaaggtgcaatttattggttaggaattttctgagtatttttgaaattgagaatgagaaaaataaataattggaaaATTAAAGTAATGAGCAGTAACAAGAGATGTtatataattgaaataaaaagccttggtTAGGAGAgataattggaatttctatcatTGTTGTCTTTCCCAAGTGCAATAGTAAAGGCTTATTGCTTCCACTCAGTTATCCTTTTGAAGttacaaaggaaggtcaagtgggtagcactaactctgattcacaagtcctagtcacttcctAGGGAAGGACTAGAGTCAGTGAAAATTGAGTTAGCCAGCAATTCTCAATTACATATTACACTTGAGTTTTacaactcaagggtttccaattaatcaactcaTAAGCCAAGTTGGGagctctactccattaacatgaatgccattttcacaaacatgtaaagggagtagatAGGAGACacggtaattaaaatttaattaataaaagtaaATTTGGAGCTGATAATTAATTGAAAGAAATCAAACAAGTAatggaattaaatataaaaatagttcattgcattaataaattcaaaattaacaatatccaaatatgactgataaatcccaattttgtggtttatcttgtgcttattttaggggattttatcaccttttcccatatttattcaatgaaatagcatggttttgtaattctcccttgatttgtgcttaagtgtaaaaacatgctttttaggcactTAAATTGGTGactttaattcactttaattccattcgatgccttgatgtgtttgttgagtgatttcgggttcataaggcaagtatcggatggaagaaatgaagagaaaagcatacaaagtgaagAATGCATaaggaaacaaagattgggaatattTCAATGGACGCGCAAGCGTACAAGGCGTGCGCACGCAGAAGTAAAGTCGCCTGGCGGcgcgtacgcatacatggcgCATACGCGCGGGTGAGAAAATGGCCAATTGacgtgcacgcgcacatggcgcgtacgtgccgatactcgcacgtgacccacttaaaggcaaaacgctgggggcgatttttgagttGCCCAAGcctaaatccaacttgtttctgagtgtatttcatgcagaattgaagcctAAGCAAAGGGGGGAGGGcacttagttagtcaacatgagcctttagttagttttctagagagagaagtgataaaccccaattttgtggtttatcttgtgctcattttaggggattttatcaccttt is from Arachis ipaensis cultivar K30076 chromosome B01, Araip1.1, whole genome shotgun sequence and encodes:
- the LOC107610883 gene encoding uncharacterized protein LOC107610883, producing MGAIPEKYGDPSSCLVTCTISGIQFVDCLCDLGACVSIMPLFVYDALKLPPLKRSAACFVLGDKSIISVVSIAEDVLVSIKGLTFSIDFYILEMPPNDSGRPSSILLGRPFLKISHFKLDAFSSTYSFEIDRRAVSFNLDEAIRHPPEDHSIFRCDMIDDIVAEVHHDIVDEKNMVQCASVGKSPEYTEDTLPLPVTPDDQVPSHEPNMELKPLPPHLKYTYLEENQNLPEIIAKELTFQQEERLLHVL